The following proteins are co-located in the Callospermophilus lateralis isolate mCalLat2 chromosome 8, mCalLat2.hap1, whole genome shotgun sequence genome:
- the Ccdc190 gene encoding coiled-coil domain-containing protein 190 — MERSTVRGSLHKHLDLERKIAKQAEARLRQRLQSLEDICLYHLKLLIREQRQLQREQQRLQQDIVKVRLSSLGNGTQKRPECVLSFPPQQGQKHRPPKHEVRALATNTTQEMYKIKSQMPPLYHTGLKNPTRRKENWRSQSHRTACFMAEKLPPQEKESVIPPQGIDPNKGTSVAHQDQMASSSTCGSGMVNLDEIRSKDANLKPCRNAVEQLPPHSMECVGGCKGETTKPAFSELLAKVKNARYLRHRVLPQSERLLSIREIFGYRKSSPADQERIVKMVPSKFPPL; from the exons ATGGAGAGGAGTACAGTCAGGGGATCGCTGCATAAGCACTTGGATCTGGAGAGGAAGATCGCCAAGCAGGCTGAAGCCAGACTCCGCCAACGACTGCAGAGTCTGGAGGATATCTGCCTCTACCACCTGAAGCTGTTGATCAGGGAGCAGAGGCAGCTCCAGAGAGAGCAGCAGAGGCTGCAGCAAG ATATTGTCAAGGTGAGATTGTCTTCTCTTGGGAATGGAACTCAGAAAAGGCCAGAATGTGTCCTCAGTTTCCCACCACAGCAAGGACAGAAGCACAGACCTCCAAAACATGAAGTCAG AGCATTGGCAACCAACACGACCCAGGAAATGTACAAAATCAAGTCCCAGATGCCTCCTTTATATCACACTGGCCTCAAAAACCCCACTAGGAGAAAAGAGAACTGGCGATCTCAGAGTCACAGAACTGCCTGCTTCATGGCAGAAAAGCTGCCACCCCAGGAGAAAGAGTCTGTAATCCCACCTCAGGGCATAGACCCCAACAAGGGCACCTCTGTGGCACatcaagaccaaatggcttccagcAGTACCTGTGGTAGTGGAATGGTCAACCTTGATGAGATTAGATCAAAAGATGCCAATCTAAAGCCATGTAGGAATGCTGTGGAACAACTTCCCCCACATTCTATGGAATGTGTAGGAGGCTGCAAAGGTGAGACCACAAAGCCAGCCTTCTCAGAGTTGCTTGCAAAGGTCAAAAATGCACGCTATCTCCGGCACAGGGTCCTCCCTCAGTCTGAGAGGTTGCTTAGCATCAGGGAGATATTCGGGTATAGAAAATCTTCACCTGCAGATCAGGAAAGGATTGTGAAAATGGTACCATCTAAGTTCCCTCCTCTCTAG